A single region of the Malus sylvestris chromosome 8, drMalSylv7.2, whole genome shotgun sequence genome encodes:
- the LOC126632695 gene encoding GDSL esterase/lipase EXL3-like, with product MVSGLFVMESSSSSSCPSQLLSSRLILCVCVVVFGVFQYPTATEGLVNLPPNQTVPAVIVFGDSIMDTGNNNDLESLVRCNFPPYGLDFQQHMPSGRFGNGKVPSDLIASELGIREYLPAYLDPNLRPQDLPTGVVFASGGTGFDPMTPQIVSVISMDDQLKMFKEYIAKLKGVVGEERTEFILSKALVLVVSGSDDIANTYFGIRIRQAQYSVPAYTDLMVNSASSFVKELYKLGVRRIGVFSAPPIGCVPSQRTLGGGILRGCAEEHNDAAKLFNIKLSSSLNSLSSALAGSKIVYVDVYNPLLDIILNPAKYGFKVVDQGCCGTGEIEVAVLCNKYDSTCENRSDYVFWDSYHPTERTYNILIPSLINKYINNFLSD from the exons ATGGTATCAGGATTATTTGTTATGGagtcttcttcctcttcttcttgtcCTTCCCAGTTGCTGTCGTCCCGGTTGATATTATGTGTTTGTGTTGTAGTTTTTGGTGTTTTCCAGTACCCTACAGCCACAGAGGGACTGGTGAACCTGCCACCAAACCAGACTGTTCCGGCGGTGATAGTGTTCGGCGATTCGATCATGGACACGGGCAACAACAATGATCTCGAGTCACTTGTTAGGTGCAATTTCCCTCCTTATGGACTAGATTTCCAGCAGCACATGCCTAGTGGCAGGTTTGGCAATGGCAAAGTGCCCTCAGACCTCATAG CGTCAGAATTGGGAATCCGAGAGTATTTGCCGGCATATTTGGATCCAAATCTACGACCTCAAGATCTCCCCACTGGAGTTGTCTTTGCATCAGGTGGTACCGGATTTGACCCTATGACACCCCAAATAGTG TCAGTTATATCAATGGATGATCAGTTGAAAATGTTCAAAGAGTATATAGCGAAGCTCAAGGGCGTTGTTGGAGAAGAGAGAACCGAGTTCATCCTATCCAAGGCTCTAGTTCTGGTGGTTTCCGGCAGTGATGACATCGCCAACACCTATTTTGGCATTCGCATAAGACAAGCGCAGTATAGTGTTCCTGCTTACACTGACCTCATGGTCAACTCTGCATCTAGTTTCGTCAAG gaattgtaCAAACTTGGGGTGAGAAGGATTGGCGTGTTCAGTGCACCACCAATAGGATGTGTGCCTTCACAAAGAACTTTGGGTGGAGGAATTCTGAGAGGTTGTGCAGAAGAACACAACGACGCGGCAAAGTTATTCAACATCAAACTGTCCAGCTCACTCAACTCCTTAAGCTCCGCCCTGGCTGGCAGTAAAATCGTCTACGTGGATGTTTACAATCCACTGCTTGATATAATTCTCAACCCTGCCAAATATG gttttaaaGTTGTGGATCAAGGTTGCTGTGGTACGGGGGAAATAGAGGTAGCAGTGTTATGCAACAAGTACGATTCTACGTGTGAAAATCGATCCGATTATGTGTTTTGGGATAGTTATCATCCTACAGAACGAACCTACAACATACTCATCCCTTCACTTATCAATAAATATATTAACAACTTCTTGAGCGATTGA